In Cuculus canorus isolate bCucCan1 chromosome 8, bCucCan1.pri, whole genome shotgun sequence, a single genomic region encodes these proteins:
- the BTBD8 gene encoding BTB/POZ domain-containing protein 8 isoform X5, whose translation MQEDNIAAHQSTQTNVNSLEDGKKTPAYQSTPSGAVQKEVACSSCIEEGIPEAVVDAESSEAAAGNSTLETASVLGENLLMLYKKCCCPDITLCVEGKHFQAHRAILCARSRYFAAMLNGSWAESSQERVTLRGISHEEMNVILHFIYGAVLDFPDKVDVGRMLGIADMYGLDGLKEVAIYILKRDYCNFFQKPVPGRQQPVLECMAIAHSLGVENLYAACMKWVGKHFAKCLSERSFASLPTELQNNCLTMLINSLNHENAAFLLMESDRLINSLPHVKWTEAAVALASRLREECVTFIVANFLRVVQSDSFSGLLQAQAMSSKPDLLELIFNAIEKGINNENSCFLLVAVDTLLDSTDVKEKGFTCEIQALRDKLWVFLVQSFYAVRHTEGWKLMRPDHQQKIQAAAVDKGDDRRLGKKPVFTSSQLNKSVTKSVGIREHCKKDCWGDPSTNQDKMKSDGLGASGHTSSTSRNIVVKASKHEDAKGKDGKKVVSKIAKDSKSGEKPASPKARAVIKTKTENNGSVKAESTLTKQDTEKTSSAGGQKNVGSGKGLKNHEGKVAGARPKVLTVTSNVQIKTKPLKKAPGKESPPGGTVAGAASMSANSSTEIQTAGEQAEEPREERLVEEGKKQTAVKTKSSAKTSNGVTNNKKKTEQEASTVASRSFRVLHAGTVNDCTSLTKKTTGKGCNEQNVQALKKKGNVSSNSAAQQKAPSTPTSSPRSQGPQAESPNSLKSGMSPKHNEEKNVLQHLFQTALPEKHPSAKKRSVKQSQTPVVKATAKIPPKTQALSKHAEIVNNKDLKLKTSGQSVSKSKSLAQKHSRSESPVVQKNGHAAEHSSSGQRLEKSVAEAVAGQLHGNSECRSVKQSASLASGVGSSSEEKLLTSCQPKNQKSSDPSESVEYKIQSESSSVITGETVSKLHVSLQNKMEPKQICGSQTGIKQVEDTEKGDYTAEFSCHAPSASDGHSDSSKETSQNVTVSGDLAKHSAATKVCTEQSDKLNAETSENALPGFSRTITNEEDGMSSPQLHMEGFLTADELCDTSALSEYPSVTADLDDVSECSTEQITEKCSPSYTEPTDPMETPENHENAEIPFVDHWSTGALDPKESPESDTGSATTSSDDIKPRSEDYDAGGSQDDEGSNERGISKCSTMLCHDFLGRSSSDTSTPEELKIYDSSLRIEVKMKKEGSDLFRVNSTSDDEIPRKRPEIWSHQEGARPNTRQSKSSTFCNTQFIQEADQVSSSADETEDDRSEAENIAESFPPPNVPTQQFQGIDNLAFEDATENDTVSQEFSKSKNFKRSVLLSVDECEELGSDDRAETHTSRQHSIESLTPSEVFDSGSQEHHGKTFYSRYSLEIEDGFLDCKQRKDRDDRSEKSESSLLHLHGTDIPGKGYQDASISEQNCHEKLCSAAGSGPGEKTSVSRKNEVVSEFLQCNKNIDNDAKSQERPCHLDLHQREIISDGQKNSSAKPVEASKSQILTQEVQVRDSPPAATECANTDLLPGDIDDYDTMAQTCLYEHRPSKTLSPIYEMDVGEAIEQRMDSETAVLDVDFEDQQFAEQDWTLLRQLLSEQDSNIGFKNSVPEDLNLAQCLINQTLFLARDGSHPQGTSQVDTFSRWTELMSPLDDSSASITVASFSSEDCSSPQGEWTILELETHH comes from the exons tATAAGCCATGAAGAAATGAATGTcatcttgcattttatttatggaGCTGTTCTGGACTTCCCAGACAAAGTCGATGTTGG ACGCATGCTGGGCATTGCAGATATGTATGGGCTGGATGGGCTGAAAGAAGTGGCGATCTACATTTTGAAAAGGGATTATTGCAACTTTTTCCAAAAG CCGGTTCCTGGAAGACAGCAGCCGGTACTGGAATGCATGGCTATTGCACATTCACTGGGAGTGGAAAACCTGTATGCTGCTTGCATGAa ATGGGTAGGGAAACATTTCGCAAAATGTTTGTCGGAGAGAAGCTTTGCCAGTTTACCAACTGAGCTTCAGAACAACTGTCTCACCATGTTGATTAACTCTTTG AACCATGAGAATGCCGCTTTCCTTCTGATGGAGAGCGACCGGCTGATCAATAGCCTTCCCCACGTGAAATGGACGGAGGCGGCCGTGGCCTTGGCATCCAGGCTGCGAGAGGAATGTGTGACATTCATTGTGGCGAACTTCCTACGTGTGGTACAGAGTGACAGCTTCTCTGGTTTGCTGCAG GCACAGGCAATGAGCAGCAAACCCGACCTTCTAGAactaatttttaatgcaattgAAAAAGgtattaataatgaaaatagcTGCTTTCTCCTTGTAGCTGTGGATACATTGTTGGACTCCACAGACGTGAAGGAGAAG GGCTTTACGTGCGAGATCCAGGCGCTGCGTGATAAGCTCTGGGTCTTCCTGGTTCAGTCTTTTTATGCTGTTCGGCACACAGAGGGCTGGAAGCTGATGAGGCCGGACcatcaacagaaaatacaagcaG CTGCAGTTGACAAGGGTGATGACCGAAGGCTGGGCAAAAAACCTGTGTTCACTAGTTCTCAG CTAAACAAATCTGTTACCAAATCTGTTGGCATACGGGAGCACTGCAAGAAAGATTGCTGGGGAGATCCTTCCACTAATCAGGATAAAATGAAATCGGATGGATTAGGAGCATCTGGACATACATCAAGCACCAGTAGAAACATTGTTGTTAAGGCTTCAAAGCATGAGGATGCAAAGGGGAAAGATGGCAAAAAAGTAGTTTCCAAGATTGCTAAGGATTCAAAATCTGGGGAAAAACCTGCTTCACCAAAAGCTAGAGCTGTTATAAAgaccaaaacagaaaataatggcTCTGTGAAGGCTGAAAGCACACTTACCAAGCAAGATACAGAAAAGACATCATCTGCAGGTGGACAGAAAAATGTGGGAAGTGGCAAAGGACTAAAGAACCATGAGGGGAAAGTTGCAGGTGCCAGACCTAAAGTCCTGACAGTAACCTCCAACGTGcagatcaaaacaaaaccattgaAGAAAGCCCCGGGGAAGGAGTCTCCCCCCGGAGGGACtgtggcaggagctgccagcaTGTCAGCCAACTCAAGCACAGAGATCCAGACTGCAGGTGAACAGGCAGAGGAACCCAGAGAGGAAAGACTGgtagaagaagggaaaaaacagacag cagtgaaaacaaagtCATCTGCAAAGACATCAAATGGAgtcacaaacaacaaaaaaaagactgagcAGGAGGCTAGTACCGTGGCAAGCAG GTCATTCAGAGTTCTGCACGCTGGAACGGTTAACGACTGCACAAG tctgacaaaaaaaacaactggaaaaggGTGTAATGAACAAAACGTACAAGctctaaagaaaaaagggaaCGTGAGTAGCaattctgcagcacagcaaaaggCTCCAAGCACACCTACCAGTTCTCCCAGGAGCCAAG GACCTCAGGCAGAATCGCCAAATTCACTGAAATCAGGAATGTCTCCAAaacataatgaagaaaaaaatgtgttacaaCATCTGTTTCAGACAGCGCTCCCAGAAAAACACCCTTCAGCCAAGAAGAGGAGTGTGAAGCAGTCACAGACTCCTGTAGTGAAAGCCACTGCAAAAATCCCACCTAAAACACAGGCTCTGTCGAAGCATGCTGAGATTGTGAATAATAAGGAcctgaaactgaaaacaagtgGGCAATCTGTATCAAAATCTAAGTCCCTTGCACAAAAACATTCACGGAGTGAATCTCCTGTTGTCCAGAAGAACGGTCACgctgctgagcacagcagctCAGGACAGAGACTGGAAAAGAGTGTGGCTGAAGCTGTGGCAGGGCAGCTGCACGGCAATAGCGAGTGCCGCTCTGTGAAGCAAAGTGCATCTTTAGCATCTGGGGTGGGAAGCAGCAGCGAAGAGAAGCTGCTGACGTCCTGTCAACCCAAAAACCAGAAATCATCAGATCCTTCTGAAAGTGTGGAATACAAAATACAATCCGAATCTTCTTCTGTAATTACAGGGGAAACTGTTTCTAAACTGCATGTTTCgctgcaaaacaaaatggaaCCAAAGCAAATCTGTGGATCTCAGACTGGAATTAAACAGGTGGAGGATACAGAGAAAGGTGATTACACAGCTGAATTTTCCTGTCACGCGCCGTCTGCCAGTGATGGACACTCAGACTCTTCCAAGGAAACCAGTCAAAATGTTACTGTTTCGGGAGACCTGGCGAAACATTCAGCAGCAACAAAAGTCTGTACTGAACAAAGTGATAAATTAAATGCTGAAACAAGTGAAAATGCTTTACCAGGCTTTTCCAGAACAATAACCAATGAAGAGGATGGAATGTCATCTCCTCAGCTTCATATGGAGGGGTTTCTTACAGCTGATGAGCTGTGTGATACCTCAGCTTTAAGTGAATACCCATCGGTTACAGCAGATTTAGATGATGTTTCAGAATGTTCCACAGAACAAATTACAGAGAAATGTTCCCCTAGTTACACAGAGCCCACAGATCCTATGGAAACTCCAGAAAACCATGAAAACGCAGAAATTCCCTTTGTGGACCACTGGAGTACTGGTGCGCTAGATCCAAAGGAGAGTCCTGAGTCGGATACTGGCAGTGCAACCACGTCCTCTGATGATATAAAACCAAGGTCAGAAGATTACGATGCTGGAGGCTCACAGGATGATGAAGGATCCAACGAGAGAGGGATTTCTAAATGTAGCACTATGTTATGCCATGATTTtcttggaagaagcagcagcgaCACAAGTACACCTGAGGAATTAAAAATCTATGACAGCAGCCTAAGAAtagaagtgaaaatgaaaaaagagggTTCTGATCTCTTCCGTGTTAATTCAACGAGTGACGATGAAATACCAAGAAAACGACCTGAGATTTGGTCCCATCAAGAAGGTGCAAGGCCCAACACCAGACAGAGCAAAAGTTCTACTTTCTGTAATACACAGTTTATTCAGGAAGCAGATCAAGTTTCTTCTTCTGCTGATGAGACAGAAGATGACAGATCTGAAGCAGAGAACATTGCAGAAAGCTTTCCTCCCCCAAATGTTCCTACTCAACAGTTCCAAGGAATTGATAACTTAGCTTTTGAAGATGCCACAGAAAATGACACTGTAAGTCAAGAGTTttctaaaagtaaaaatttcaAACGATCCGTTTTACTGTCAGTAGATGAATGCGAAGAGTTGGGATCTGATGATAGAGCAGAAACTCATACTTCACGTCAGCATTCCATAGAATCTCTTACTCCTTCAGAAGTATTTGACAGTGGTTCTCAAGAGCACCATGGAAAGACTTTTTATTCAAGATACTCACTGGAAATCGAAGATGGATTTTTGGATTGCAAACAGCGTAAGGATAGAGATGATAGGTCGGAGAAAAGCGAAAGTTCTCTCTTACATCTTCATGGCACTGATATCCCAGGAAAGGGGTATCAAGATGCTTCAATATCTGAACAAAATTGCCATGAGAAGCTGTGTTCAGCAGCGGGCTCGGgtccaggagaaaaaacaagtgTCAGTAGGAAGAATGAAGTGGTGAGTGAGTTTCTCCAGTGCAATAAAAACATAGACAATGATGCAAAATCTCAAGAAAGACCATGTCATTTGGATCTTCACCAGAGAGAAATCATTTCTGATGGGCAaaagaacagctctgcaaagcctgTAGAAGCCAGTAAGAGTCAGATACTGACTCAGGAAGTTCAAGTGAGAGACAGTCCCCCAGCGGCGACTGAATGCGCTAATACTGATTTACTTCCAG GAGACATAGATGATTATGACACAATGGCACAAACCTGCCTGTATGAGCATCGGCCTTCCAAAACCCTTTCTCCAATATACGAGATGGATGTTGGAGAAGCAATTGAGCAGAGGATGGATTCAGAAACAGCAGTTCTAGATGTGGATTTTGAAGATCAGCAGTTTGCAGAGCAGGACTGGACTCTTCTCAGGCAATTGTTATCTGAGCAGGACTCAAACATAGGTTTCAAAAACTCTGTTCCTGAAGACCTTAACTTAGCACAATGTCTTATCAATCAGACACTGTTTCTGGCACGCGATGGTTCGCATCCTCAGGGTACATCACAAGTTGACACATTCAGTAGGTGGACTGAACTCATGTCTCCACTTGATGACTCTTCAGCAAGCATTACAGTAGCAAGCTTCTCATCTGAAGACTGTTCATCCCCTCAAGGGGAATGGACCATTCTTGAACTGGAAACCCATCATTAA